The following are encoded in a window of Rhizobium sp. 11515TR genomic DNA:
- a CDS encoding pilus assembly protein N-terminal domain-containing protein, with amino-acid sequence MPIGGRTAFLAGIVAMAGMTPQLSHAAGESMLRVYMDHARVLKLDRPVSKVIVGNSQVADATVADPKTIVLTGRSFGTTNIILLDADGNAIVDEQILVSIDEGNTVRVFRQTDRAVLSCTPNCEQHAQQNNTTTTTPTAAAGQ; translated from the coding sequence ATGCCAATCGGCGGCAGAACAGCATTCCTTGCCGGCATTGTCGCCATGGCCGGCATGACGCCACAGCTTTCCCACGCTGCCGGAGAAAGCATGCTGCGCGTCTATATGGATCACGCGCGCGTATTGAAGCTGGACCGCCCCGTCAGCAAGGTCATCGTCGGCAATTCGCAAGTCGCCGATGCGACGGTCGCCGATCCGAAAACCATCGTGCTGACCGGCCGCAGCTTCGGCACGACAAACATCATCCTGCTCGACGCCGACGGCAATGCCATCGTGGACGAGCAGATCCTGGTGTCGATCGACGAAGGCAATACAGTCCGTGTGTTCCGCCAGACGGATCGCGCCGTGCTGTCGTGCACGCCCAATTGCGAACAGCATGCCCAGCAGAACAATACGACGACGACAACCCCAACGGCTGCTGCCGGACAATAA
- a CDS encoding A24 family peptidase, producing MLETTALFIFPLCMSVAAISDLLTMTIPNRVSLALALSFLVLAPISGLSGAEIAMHLAGAGAVLFACFTLFALNIMGGGDAKLLAAAALWFGFDSSLIEFLVYVAFIGGAVTVLVILLRSQAITIMAMGLPLPHSLTGAKKIPYGIAIAIGGMLAFPSSAVLLAAAA from the coding sequence ATGCTTGAAACTACGGCTTTATTTATTTTCCCGCTCTGTATGTCGGTCGCGGCGATCTCGGATCTGCTGACCATGACGATCCCGAATCGCGTGTCGTTGGCGCTTGCGCTGTCGTTCCTTGTACTGGCGCCGATTTCGGGGCTTTCGGGCGCTGAAATCGCCATGCATCTTGCCGGAGCGGGCGCTGTGTTGTTCGCCTGCTTCACGCTGTTCGCACTGAACATCATGGGCGGCGGCGACGCGAAGCTGCTTGCGGCGGCTGCGCTTTGGTTCGGGTTCGATTCCTCTCTCATAGAGTTCCTGGTTTACGTCGCGTTCATCGGCGGCGCAGTCACTGTTTTGGTCATACTGCTGAGATCGCAGGCCATCACCATCATGGCTATGGGCTTGCCCTTACCGCACTCATTGACGGGTGCCAAAAAAATCCCTTACGGCATCGCCATCGCGATTGGTGGGATGCTCGCCTTCCCCTCGTCGGCGGTTCTTCTGGCTGCAGCGGCCTAA
- a CDS encoding Flp family type IVb pilin, which produces MSKLFSRFLKDESGATAIEYGLIAALISVAIITGATTLGNTLSNTFQNVSNQMNNASTAH; this is translated from the coding sequence ATGTCCAAGCTTTTCTCGCGCTTCCTGAAGGATGAATCCGGCGCAACCGCCATAGAATATGGCCTGATCGCCGCCCTAATCTCGGTTGCCATTATTACTGGCGCAACCACCCTCGGTAATACACTAAGCAATACTTTTCAAAATGTCTCGAACCAGATGAATAATGCTTCGACAGCGCATTAA
- the cpaB gene encoding Flp pilus assembly protein CpaB, with protein sequence MKPARIMILAVAAVAAGMAGLLAMRLAGSRDIVPQQIAAVVEKEATINVLVAGANLPVGSRLNEQSIHWMPWPESGIVKGLITERERPDALKDLSGAVVRLPIFEGEPIREEKVADSNSRILSSLLPAGKRAVATEISVATGAGGFILPNDRVDVIMVRKGSQQQLVTETVLSNVRVLAVDQQIEEKQDGSKAVVGATATLELTPDQTKVLAVAHQMADRLTLALRSVADAQQPDTTAADYLLAGDNGGSMIQVIKSGAIVTDGPSGPKPQ encoded by the coding sequence ATGAAACCCGCTCGCATAATGATACTCGCAGTGGCAGCCGTCGCGGCCGGGATGGCCGGTCTGCTCGCGATGCGCCTGGCTGGTTCGCGCGATATCGTTCCCCAGCAGATTGCAGCGGTCGTGGAGAAGGAGGCGACGATCAATGTCCTCGTTGCCGGTGCCAATCTGCCCGTCGGTTCGCGTCTGAACGAGCAATCGATCCATTGGATGCCCTGGCCCGAAAGCGGCATCGTCAAAGGCCTCATCACCGAACGCGAGCGCCCAGATGCGCTGAAGGATCTGAGCGGTGCCGTAGTCCGCCTGCCGATCTTCGAGGGCGAGCCCATCCGCGAAGAAAAGGTCGCCGATTCCAACAGCCGTATCCTTTCGTCCTTGCTGCCGGCGGGCAAGCGGGCCGTCGCCACCGAAATTTCCGTCGCCACCGGAGCAGGCGGCTTCATCCTTCCGAATGACCGCGTCGACGTCATCATGGTGCGCAAGGGCTCGCAGCAGCAGCTTGTCACCGAAACCGTGCTCAGCAACGTCCGCGTTCTGGCTGTCGATCAGCAGATCGAGGAAAAGCAGGACGGAAGCAAGGCAGTCGTTGGGGCAACCGCAACGCTGGAGCTGACACCGGACCAGACGAAGGTCCTGGCGGTCGCGCATCAGATGGCCGATCGCCTGACCCTGGCACTACGTTCCGTTGCCGACGCGCAGCAGCCGGATACGACGGCCGCCGATTATCTGCTGGCCGGGGACAATGGCGGCAGCATGATCCAAGTCATCAAATCGGGAGCGATCGTAACCGACGGCCCAAGCGGGCCGAAACCGCAATGA
- a CDS encoding Flp family type IVb pilin — translation MSKLFSRFLKDESGATAIEYGLIAALISVAIITGATTLGNTLSNTFQNISNKMNTASAAH, via the coding sequence ATGTCCAAGCTTTTTTCGCGTTTCCTGAAGGATGAATCCGGCGCGACCGCAATTGAATATGGCCTGATCGCCGCCCTGATCTCGGTCGCCATCATCACCGGCGCGACGACCCTCGGCAATACGCTCAGCAACACGTTCCAGAATATCTCAAACAAGATGAACACTGCTTCGGCAGCGCATTAA